In Herbaspirillum seropedicae, a single window of DNA contains:
- a CDS encoding LysR family transcriptional regulator — protein MDLTQLRAFISVAHEGNLTRAADKLHLTQPAVSLQIKGLQESLGLQLFNRSAAGMVLTAEGNKLLPLAERVLADVQELRRHAADFRSSTGELSGSLAIGTILDPEFIRLGGFLKLLVERHPQLSTQLAHHMSGSVLNEIRAGKLDVGFFLGAPGQGFQSMELTSFTYKVIAPAGWKNRVSGKGWKELSRLPWIWTPPESAHHRLLSRIFAQHQVKPHTVALVDQESSMLDLVKSGVGLSLARASIALNQAHAHGLVIADAVELSTQLSFICLEKWQHDPVIQAVFRLLQEIWQS, from the coding sequence ATGGATCTGACCCAATTACGTGCATTTATCTCTGTCGCCCATGAAGGCAACCTGACCCGGGCCGCTGACAAGCTGCATTTGACCCAGCCGGCGGTGAGCCTGCAGATCAAGGGGCTGCAAGAAAGCCTGGGCCTGCAACTGTTCAATCGGAGTGCAGCGGGGATGGTCTTGACCGCGGAAGGCAACAAATTGCTGCCACTGGCCGAGCGGGTATTGGCCGATGTGCAGGAACTGCGCCGTCACGCCGCCGACTTTCGCTCCAGTACGGGGGAATTGTCGGGTTCGCTGGCCATCGGCACCATTCTGGATCCGGAATTCATCCGCCTGGGCGGCTTCCTGAAGTTGCTGGTCGAGCGCCATCCGCAGCTGTCGACCCAGCTCGCCCATCACATGTCGGGTTCGGTCCTGAACGAGATCCGCGCCGGCAAGCTCGATGTCGGCTTCTTCCTCGGCGCGCCTGGCCAAGGCTTCCAATCGATGGAGCTGACTTCGTTCACCTACAAGGTCATCGCGCCGGCGGGATGGAAAAACCGTGTCTCGGGTAAGGGGTGGAAGGAGTTGTCGCGGCTGCCCTGGATATGGACCCCGCCGGAATCTGCCCATCATCGTCTATTAAGCAGGATCTTCGCTCAACATCAGGTAAAACCGCATACAGTGGCATTGGTCGACCAAGAGTCATCCATGCTCGACCTGGTCAAGTCCGGGGTCGGACTGTCGTTGGCGCGGGCCTCCATTGCCCTCAACCAGGCGCACGCTCACGGCTTGGTCATCGCTGATGCGGTGGAATTGTCGACGCAGCTGAGCTTCATCTGCCTGGAAAAGTGGCAGCACGATCCCGTGATCCAGGCCGTTTTCCGTCTCTTGCAGGAAATCTGGCAAAGCTGA